A single region of the Nitrospirota bacterium genome encodes:
- the moeB gene encoding molybdopterin-synthase adenylyltransferase MoeB, whose protein sequence is MSAFDFSDDQLQRYSRHIILPEVGGKGQKKLLGAKVFIVGAGGLGCPVGYYLAAAGVGTIAMIDNDTVELSNLQRQIAHSTKTVGAFKVDSAKATFETLNPDVTVVGIKERISRDNIMDLIRDCDVVVDGSDNFPTRYLVNDACVLSRKPLVSGAILRFEGQVTTIMPGKGHCYRCLFEDMPPAGLVPSCQEAGVIGAITGVVGSLQAIEVIKVLLGKGEALTNALLIYDALKATFRRVRVPKNPDCRVCGEHPTITELQDYEGGYCRL, encoded by the coding sequence GCAGAAGAAGCTCCTCGGGGCAAAGGTCTTCATCGTCGGCGCCGGGGGGCTCGGCTGCCCGGTGGGGTATTATCTCGCTGCTGCCGGGGTGGGCACCATCGCGATGATCGACAACGATACCGTCGAGCTGAGCAACCTCCAGCGGCAGATCGCCCATAGCACGAAGACGGTGGGCGCCTTCAAGGTGGATTCCGCCAAGGCGACCTTCGAGACCCTCAATCCCGATGTCACGGTGGTGGGCATCAAGGAGCGCATCTCGAGAGACAACATCATGGACCTGATCAGGGACTGCGATGTCGTGGTGGACGGGAGCGACAACTTCCCGACGCGCTACCTGGTGAACGACGCCTGCGTGCTCTCCCGGAAGCCGCTCGTGAGCGGCGCGATCCTGCGGTTCGAGGGACAGGTGACCACGATCATGCCCGGCAAGGGCCACTGCTACCGCTGCCTCTTCGAGGATATGCCGCCTGCGGGGCTCGTGCCCTCGTGCCAGGAGGCCGGCGTCATCGGCGCCATCACCGGCGTGGTCGGCTCGCTCCAGGCGATCGAGGTGATCAAGGTGCTCCTCGGCAAGGGCGAGGCGCTGACGAACGCCCTCCTGATCTACGATGCCCTGAAGGCGACCTTCCGGCGCGTCAGGGTCCCCAAGAACCCCGACTGCCGCGTCTGCGGCGAGCACCCGACCATCACCGAGCTCCAGGACTACGAGGGCGGGTATTGCAGGCTTTAG
- a CDS encoding M67 family metallopeptidase, which produces MDRLIIPRHIFDGMVAHCRAGLPDEACGILAGTGSEVAVLYTMTNADPSPVSYLMEPGEQLTAFRDMREKGMQMLAVFHSHPQSPAYPSAKDQSLAFYEDSLYVIVGLAEGEPVVKAFSLRGGEVAETPLVVR; this is translated from the coding sequence ATGGATCGGTTGATAATTCCCCGGCATATTTTCGACGGCATGGTCGCCCACTGCAGGGCGGGGCTGCCGGATGAGGCGTGCGGCATTCTCGCGGGTACGGGAAGTGAAGTCGCCGTACTCTATACGATGACCAATGCCGACCCCTCGCCGGTGAGCTACCTGATGGAGCCGGGGGAGCAGCTCACCGCATTCCGGGATATGCGGGAAAAGGGTATGCAGATGCTCGCCGTTTTCCATTCCCACCCTCAATCGCCGGCCTACCCCTCGGCAAAAGACCAGAGCCTCGCCTTCTACGAGGACTCCCTCTATGTCATCGTGGGCCTGGCTGAAGGAGAGCCGGTGGTGAAGGCCTTTTCCCTGCGCGGCGGCGAGGTGGCCGAGACCCCCCTGGTCGTCAGGTAG
- the thrC gene encoding threonine synthase, with product MGYVRGLKCRECGREYPVDPIYVCEFCFGPLEVSYDYAAIKRVLTREAIEERETNLWRYKELLPIDGEPRAGLKSGFTPLVKADNLGRELGVKELYIKDDTVVHPTLSFKDRVVAVALTKAKEFGFDTVACASTGNLAHSVSAHGAKAGFKRFVFIPATLEPSKIVASLVYEPNLVAVDGNYDEVNRLCSEIANKYRWAFVNINIRPFYAEGSKTQGFEIVEQLGWRVPDTVVVPCASGSLLTKIWKSFKELKEVGIVGEVGTKVFAAQATGCSPITTAIKQGADVVKPVKPDTVAKSLAIGNPADGFYASQIVKETGGGGEDVSDREIIEAIKLLARTEGIFAETAGGVTVAAARKLIEQGKIDRNGTTVICVTGNGLKTQEALTGHTAAVHHIKPNLGAFEEVLEKISKK from the coding sequence ATGGGGTATGTACGCGGTCTTAAATGCAGGGAGTGCGGCAGGGAGTACCCGGTCGATCCCATATATGTGTGCGAGTTCTGCTTCGGTCCTTTGGAGGTCAGCTACGACTATGCGGCGATAAAGAGGGTGTTGACGAGAGAGGCTATCGAGGAGCGGGAAACGAATCTCTGGCGCTATAAAGAGCTGCTTCCCATAGACGGAGAGCCCCGGGCAGGCCTGAAGTCGGGATTCACTCCCCTGGTCAAGGCCGATAATCTCGGACGCGAGCTCGGCGTCAAGGAGCTCTACATAAAAGACGATACCGTCGTCCATCCGACGTTGTCCTTTAAAGACAGGGTCGTGGCAGTGGCGCTGACCAAGGCAAAGGAGTTCGGGTTCGATACGGTCGCCTGCGCCTCGACGGGCAATCTCGCGCACTCGGTCTCTGCCCACGGCGCGAAGGCGGGGTTCAAGCGTTTTGTCTTCATCCCCGCCACGCTCGAGCCGAGCAAGATCGTGGCGTCGCTCGTCTACGAGCCGAACCTCGTCGCGGTCGACGGCAACTACGATGAGGTGAACAGGCTCTGCAGCGAGATCGCGAACAAGTACCGCTGGGCCTTCGTCAACATCAACATACGGCCCTTTTACGCAGAAGGTTCGAAGACGCAGGGCTTCGAGATCGTGGAGCAGCTGGGCTGGAGGGTCCCTGATACGGTCGTCGTGCCGTGCGCCAGCGGCTCGCTGCTGACGAAGATATGGAAATCTTTCAAGGAGCTCAAGGAGGTGGGGATCGTAGGGGAAGTGGGGACGAAGGTCTTTGCCGCCCAGGCGACAGGCTGCTCGCCGATCACGACCGCCATAAAGCAGGGCGCCGATGTCGTCAAACCGGTAAAGCCCGATACCGTGGCAAAGTCCCTCGCCATCGGCAATCCCGCCGACGGTTTTTATGCGAGCCAGATCGTGAAGGAGACGGGCGGGGGCGGCGAGGATGTTTCGGACCGCGAGATCATCGAGGCGATAAAGCTGCTCGCGCGCACCGAGGGTATCTTTGCCGAGACCGCGGGCGGGGTTACCGTCGCCGCGGCGCGGAAGCTGATCGAGCAGGGAAAGATCGACAGGAACGGAACGACGGTCATCTGCGTCACCGGCAACGGGCTGAAGACGCAGGAGGCCCTTACCGGCCATACGGCGGCGGTCCATCACATAAAACCGAATTTAGGCGCCTTCGAAGAGGTGCTGGAAAAGATAAGTAAGAAGTAA
- a CDS encoding MoaD/ThiS family protein gives MAVKVRIPTPLQKLTQGKEEVEGRVGSVIELINDLETKYPGIAERISEGGKVRRFVNIYVNEEDIRFLQAEQTPVKDGDEVSIVPAIAGGSSV, from the coding sequence ATGGCGGTAAAGGTGAGGATTCCTACCCCTCTCCAGAAGCTGACGCAGGGCAAGGAGGAGGTCGAGGGCAGGGTCGGCTCGGTTATCGAGCTGATCAACGACCTCGAGACGAAGTATCCCGGTATTGCCGAGAGGATATCCGAAGGCGGCAAGGTCAGGCGCTTCGTGAATATCTACGTGAACGAAGAGGATATACGCTTTCTGCAGGCTGAGCAGACCCCGGTGAAGGATGGAGACGAGGTCTCGATAGTCCCTGCGATAGCGGGCGGGAGCAGTGTGTAG
- a CDS encoding NIL domain-containing protein produces the protein MKRRVKLTFPQQLIREPVIFTMAKKYDVLPNIRRARVTDTMGEMILELEGSEENLDKGVQSLKDQGIEVELIEGDVVE, from the coding sequence ATGAAGAGGCGAGTTAAATTGACATTCCCGCAGCAGCTTATCAGAGAGCCGGTGATCTTCACCATGGCCAAGAAGTACGACGTGCTCCCTAACATCAGGAGGGCGCGGGTAACGGATACCATGGGAGAGATGATCCTCGAGCTCGAGGGCTCCGAAGAGAATCTCGACAAGGGGGTGCAGTCCCTCAAGGACCAGGGTATCGAAGTGGAGCTCATCGAAGGAGATGTTGTCGAGTAG
- a CDS encoding cofactor-independent phosphoglycerate mutase codes for MKYIVLIGDGMADRPLQELGGLTPLQKAATPHMDRLAREGVFGSVHTVPRGLPPGSDVANLSILGYDPRRYYTGRAPLEAASIGVALDDTDVAYRCNLVTLAFTGNDADTAMEDYSSGHITTEEARVLIEALKAELESETIRFYPGVSYRHLMVWKNGSADVECTPPHDILGKTISAYLPKGAGDGVLRDLMQRSVCILESHPLCKERVARGKRPANSIWLWGQGRRPQLPTYKEKYKVTGALVSAVDLTKGLGIYAGFRVLNVPGATGWLDTNYAGKVAYTLEALNEVDFVYLHVEAPDEAGHSGDVTNKLTAIEDFDAKVVGPVMQGLAERFGEYRVLLMPDHPTPIAIRTHSADPVPFVIYDSRSIRNNEGVGYDETITERRDAVVIEEGHTLMDHFIREGQR; via the coding sequence ATGAAATACATCGTACTGATCGGTGACGGGATGGCGGACCGGCCCCTGCAGGAGCTGGGCGGTCTGACCCCCCTCCAGAAGGCGGCGACGCCCCACATGGACCGGCTCGCCCGCGAGGGCGTCTTCGGCAGTGTGCATACCGTGCCGCGCGGCTTGCCGCCCGGCTCGGATGTGGCGAACCTCAGCATCCTCGGCTACGATCCCCGGCGGTATTACACCGGGAGAGCGCCGCTCGAGGCAGCGAGCATCGGCGTCGCACTCGACGATACCGATGTCGCCTATCGCTGCAACCTCGTGACCCTCGCATTCACGGGGAATGACGCCGATACCGCGATGGAGGACTACAGCAGCGGCCACATAACGACCGAAGAGGCGCGGGTGCTGATCGAGGCGCTCAAGGCCGAGCTCGAGAGCGAGACTATCCGCTTCTATCCCGGCGTCAGCTACCGGCATCTCATGGTCTGGAAGAACGGCAGCGCCGATGTGGAGTGCACGCCGCCCCACGATATCCTCGGCAAGACTATCTCGGCGTATCTCCCCAAAGGAGCGGGCGACGGAGTGCTGCGGGATCTCATGCAGCGGTCGGTGTGCATCCTCGAGAGCCATCCGCTCTGCAAGGAGCGTGTTGCCAGGGGAAAGAGGCCGGCGAACAGCATCTGGCTCTGGGGGCAGGGACGGCGGCCGCAGCTGCCCACCTACAAAGAGAAATACAAGGTTACCGGCGCCCTCGTCTCGGCGGTGGACCTCACGAAAGGGCTCGGCATCTACGCAGGCTTCAGGGTGCTGAATGTGCCGGGCGCGACAGGATGGCTCGACACCAACTACGCGGGCAAGGTGGCCTACACGCTGGAGGCGCTGAACGAGGTGGATTTCGTCTACCTGCATGTGGAAGCCCCCGACGAGGCGGGCCACTCCGGCGACGTGACAAATAAATTGACCGCCATAGAGGATTTCGATGCAAAGGTGGTCGGCCCGGTGATGCAAGGGCTGGCGGAGCGGTTCGGGGAGTACCGGGTGCTGCTGATGCCCGATCACCCGACGCCGATCGCGATCAGGACCCACTCGGCCGATCCGGTGCCCTTCGTTATCTATGACAGCAGGAGCATAAGGAACAACGAGGGCGTCGGCTATGACGAAACGATTACGGAACGGCGCGATGCCGTCGTGATAGAGGAAGGACATACGTTGATGGATCATTTTATCAGGGAGGGGCAGCGGTAA
- a CDS encoding aspartate kinase encodes MLIVQKYGGTSVANIERIKAVAERVVRTVKQGNRVVVVVSAMSGETDKLINLAQQISPAPNEREMDLLLSSGERVTSALTAIAVEALGCKAVALTGRQMGIVTDTVHTKAKIEKITGDRAKRALDDECVVVVAGFQGITESEDVTTLGRGGSDLSAVAVAAALNADLCEIYTDVDGVYTTDPNIVPEARKLEKISFEEMLELASLGAKVLQTRSVEFAMKYGVPVVVRSSFNDNPGTLVTKEDKEMEKVVVSGVAYDKNQTKITVMGVPDKPGVAAQLFKTIADASIVVDMIVQNVSSDGKAADISFTVPKTDSKKALKLTEAVAKELGAKGVNLGEEIAKISIVGVGMRTHSGVAAQMFETLAKHGINVMMISTSEIKVSCIIALKYTELAVRVLHDAFGLAAGQGEGKSVVNA; translated from the coding sequence ATGCTTATCGTCCAGAAATACGGCGGCACATCGGTAGCGAACATAGAGAGGATCAAGGCGGTGGCCGAGCGCGTGGTGCGCACGGTGAAGCAGGGCAACAGGGTCGTGGTGGTCGTATCGGCCATGTCCGGCGAAACGGACAAGCTGATCAACCTCGCCCAGCAGATATCGCCCGCCCCGAACGAACGGGAGATGGACCTGCTCCTCTCCTCCGGAGAGCGCGTCACCAGCGCCCTCACCGCGATCGCGGTCGAGGCCCTGGGCTGCAAGGCGGTGGCCCTTACCGGCCGCCAGATGGGTATCGTCACCGATACGGTGCATACCAAGGCGAAGATAGAGAAGATAACCGGCGACCGCGCGAAGAGGGCGCTCGACGACGAGTGCGTGGTGGTGGTGGCCGGCTTCCAGGGCATCACCGAAAGCGAAGACGTGACAACCCTCGGCCGCGGGGGATCTGACCTCTCCGCCGTTGCCGTGGCTGCGGCGCTGAATGCCGATCTGTGCGAGATATATACCGATGTGGACGGGGTGTATACGACCGACCCCAATATCGTCCCTGAAGCGAGAAAACTCGAGAAGATATCCTTCGAGGAGATGCTCGAGCTCGCGAGCCTCGGCGCCAAGGTGCTCCAGACGCGGTCGGTCGAGTTTGCGATGAAATACGGGGTGCCCGTGGTGGTGCGTTCGAGCTTCAACGATAACCCGGGGACGCTGGTTACCAAGGAGGATAAAGAGATGGAGAAGGTTGTTGTATCGGGTGTCGCTTATGACAAGAACCAGACGAAGATCACCGTTATGGGCGTGCCTGACAAGCCCGGTGTCGCTGCGCAGCTCTTCAAAACGATAGCGGACGCGAGCATCGTCGTCGATATGATCGTCCAGAATGTGAGCAGCGATGGAAAGGCTGCCGATATATCGTTCACCGTGCCCAAGACCGACAGCAAGAAGGCGCTGAAGCTGACCGAAGCGGTGGCGAAGGAGCTCGGCGCCAAGGGGGTCAACCTCGGCGAGGAGATCGCCAAGATATCCATCGTCGGCGTCGGCATGAGGACCCACTCGGGCGTTGCGGCCCAGATGTTCGAAACACTGGCGAAGCACGGTATCAACGTGATGATGATCAGCACCTCGGAGATCAAGGTCTCCTGCATCATCGCCCTGAAATATACCGAGCTCGCCGTACGGGTGCTCCACGACGCCTTCGGGCTCGCGGCTGGGCAGGGCGAGGGTAAAAGCGTTGTCAATGCGTAG
- the cimA gene encoding citramalate synthase, with protein sequence MRRIEIYDTTLRDGAQAEDVSLSVEDKLRITERLDEFGIHYVEGGFPGSNPKDAEYFKKAKRLKLGTARVVAFGSTHRPKHKAKDDHNLKALVDAETPVITIFGKTWDFHVKEALKATLPENLAIIHDSVAFLKKYAEKVFFDAEHFFDGYKDNPEYAVKCLLAARDAGADCLVLCDTNGGTLPDELRKIVQQVNKQVKSPLGIHAHNDSECAVANSLVAVELGAVQVQGTINGIGERCGNANLCSIIPSLQLKMGLKALSGDNLKKLRDVSRFVNEISNIRHFKRQPFVGDSAFAHKGGMHVSAIRKRPETYEHVRPESVGNSQRVLISDMAGKSNVLRKAEEFGIHLKPDSPEVQVILDSMKDLEHQGFQFEGAEASFELLIKKALGLHRRFFDLIGFRVIDEKRRESETPISEATIMVRVGKHVEHTAATGNGPVNALDHALRKALEKFYPELKKVKLYDYKVRVLAAGKGTAARVRVLIESGDDVHKWGTVGVSENIIEASWQALVDSIDYKLLKEKE encoded by the coding sequence ATGCGTAGAATAGAGATTTACGACACCACGCTCAGGGACGGCGCCCAGGCCGAAGATGTCTCGCTCTCGGTCGAGGACAAGCTGCGCATCACCGAGCGGCTCGACGAGTTCGGCATCCACTATGTGGAGGGAGGATTCCCCGGCTCGAACCCCAAGGACGCGGAATACTTCAAGAAGGCGAAGAGGCTGAAGCTCGGGACCGCCCGGGTCGTCGCCTTCGGCAGCACCCACCGTCCGAAGCACAAGGCCAAGGATGACCATAACCTGAAGGCGCTGGTCGATGCGGAGACGCCGGTCATCACCATCTTCGGCAAGACCTGGGACTTCCATGTGAAAGAGGCGCTCAAGGCGACGCTGCCGGAGAACCTCGCTATCATTCATGATTCCGTCGCATTCCTCAAGAAGTATGCCGAAAAGGTCTTCTTCGATGCGGAGCACTTCTTCGACGGCTACAAGGACAACCCCGAGTACGCGGTGAAGTGCCTCCTCGCCGCCCGGGACGCCGGAGCCGACTGCCTCGTCCTCTGCGATACCAACGGCGGCACACTCCCCGACGAGCTCAGGAAGATCGTGCAGCAGGTGAACAAGCAGGTGAAGAGCCCCCTCGGCATTCATGCCCACAACGACTCGGAGTGCGCGGTGGCGAATTCACTCGTCGCTGTCGAGCTCGGGGCAGTGCAGGTGCAGGGCACGATCAACGGCATCGGCGAGCGGTGCGGCAACGCCAATCTCTGCTCGATCATCCCGAGCCTCCAGCTGAAGATGGGGCTCAAGGCGCTGAGCGGCGATAACCTGAAAAAGCTGCGCGATGTGTCGCGCTTCGTCAACGAGATCTCGAATATCCGCCACTTCAAACGCCAGCCCTTTGTCGGCGACAGCGCGTTTGCCCACAAGGGCGGCATGCATGTGAGCGCTATCCGGAAAAGACCCGAGACCTACGAGCATGTCAGACCTGAATCTGTCGGCAATTCGCAGCGCGTGCTGATCTCCGATATGGCGGGAAAGAGCAATGTCCTCAGAAAGGCCGAAGAGTTCGGCATCCATCTCAAACCCGATTCACCCGAGGTGCAGGTAATCCTCGACAGCATGAAAGACCTCGAGCACCAGGGCTTCCAGTTCGAGGGCGCCGAAGCCTCCTTCGAGCTCCTCATCAAAAAGGCGCTCGGCCTCCATAGGAGATTCTTCGACCTCATCGGCTTCAGGGTCATCGACGAGAAGAGGAGAGAGAGCGAGACTCCCATAAGCGAAGCGACGATCATGGTCAGGGTCGGCAAGCATGTCGAGCACACCGCCGCCACCGGCAACGGCCCGGTGAACGCCCTCGACCACGCGCTGAGAAAGGCGCTCGAGAAGTTCTATCCCGAGCTGAAGAAGGTCAAGCTCTACGACTACAAGGTCCGCGTCCTCGCCGCCGGCAAGGGAACCGCAGCCCGCGTCCGCGTCCTCATCGAATCGGGCGATGACGTGCACAAGTGGGGCACCGTCGGCGTCTCCGAAAACATCATCGAGGCCTCCTGGCAGGCCCTGGTAGACAGCATCGACTACAAGCTGCTGAAGGAGAAAGAGTAA
- a CDS encoding toxin-antitoxin system HicB family antitoxin — protein sequence MKNDHYTYRVTWSPEDNEYVGLCSEFPGLSWLAKTPEGALKGIRKIVAAVINDMKKTGEAIPEPIANRRYSGRFVVRVTPETHRALAIRSAETGVSLNRLVAAKLSR from the coding sequence TTGAAGAATGACCATTACACGTATAGGGTGACGTGGTCTCCGGAAGACAACGAGTATGTCGGACTGTGCTCCGAATTCCCCGGGTTAAGCTGGCTGGCAAAAACACCCGAGGGCGCGCTGAAAGGTATCCGCAAGATTGTTGCAGCGGTGATAAACGACATGAAGAAGACCGGAGAGGCGATACCGGAGCCGATTGCAAACCGCCGCTACAGCGGGAGATTTGTAGTGCGCGTTACCCCTGAAACACATAGGGCCCTCGCTATCCGGTCGGCTGAAACCGGAGTGAGCCTGAACCGCCTTGTCGCCGCCAAGCTAAGCCGTTGA